The Novosphingobium terrae genome segment CACGCACCAGCATCGCGACCTGCATATGCATGCCGCCCTGCCCGATCATCCCCATTGCGTGCAGGTGGTGATCGGCGAGTTCGCGCATGCCGCCACCTGCTGCCCGCTGTTCTTCGTGAAGGAGCCCGAGACGGGGCGGTTCAATGTGGTCGCCCTCTTCGGCTTCACCCCGGGCGAACTGCTGGTGGAAGGGGCGGAAAAGGGCCAGGCGCAGTTCCTCCCCCTTGAAATGGTGCGACAAGGCTTCTTCATCGATGGCGAGCATATGGCCGTCGATCTGGCGCATCCCCGCTTCGGCCCGGGCGCTGCGGTGCCCCTCTTCGAGTCGAGCGGCGAGCCGACAGATGAAACCCGGCTGATCCAGCGCTCGATCGGCATGCTGGTTTCGGGGAAAGAGGCCACCGCCGCCTTCATCCGCGAGATGGTGGCGCTGCGCCTCATCGAGCCTGTCGGCATCACGCTGAGCTTCGACGATGGGCAGAAGCTGACTCTGGAAGGCCTCTACACCGTCAGCCTCGATGCGCTTCAGGAGTTGGAAGACGGCGACGTGCTGCGCCTGTTCCGCAACGGTCATCTGGCGGCGGCGCTGTGCATTCAGGCCTCGCAGCGGCAGGTTTCCGTGCTGGCCCAACGCCGCAACGCGCGGCTTTAAGCCTTATGCCACCCTCGCCCGTGCCCGAGATCGATGCCCGTCAACCCGTCGATCTCGCTGCGCTGACCGCCGCAGGCCAGCCCATGGTGCTGCGGGGGCTGGTGGCGGACTGGCCCACCTGTCACGCCGCCGCGCAGTCGCCCGAAGCGCTCAGCACCCATCTGCGCAGCTTCGCCAACCAGCAGCAGGCCGAACTCTTCACCGCCGATGCAGCGGGCGGGCGCTACTTCTACGGCGAAGATCTGGCGGGCTTCAACTTCACCCGCATCCCCGCCACGGTGGAGAGCGCACTTGATGCCATTCTGGCGCGGGTGGAAGAGCCCGCACTGGGCTCGGCCTATATGGGCTCGCTGCCCATCGCCGCCTATCTGCCCGGTTTCAGCGCAGCCAATCCGCAAAATCTGCTGCCACCCGGCGTCGACTCGCGGCTGTGGATCGGCACCGCCTCGCGCATCGCCTGCCATTATGATGCGGTGGACAATCTGGCCTGCGTGGTGGCGGGCCGCCGCCGCTTCACCCTCTATCCACCCGAGGCCATCAGCGACCTCTACATCGGCCCGATCGACCATACGCTGGCGGGCCAGCCGATCAGCCTCGCCACGCCGGACACCGGGCGCCACCCCCGCTTCGCCAGGGCGCAGGCCAAGGCCCTGACCGCCGATCTGGCCCCGGGCGATGCGCTCTATCTGCCCAAACTGTGGTGGCATCAGGTCGAGGCCGAAACGCCCTTCAACATGATGGTCAATTACTGGTGGGATGCCCATGCCATCGGGCCAGACGCGCCAATGCTCTCCATGCTGCTGGCGATGATCGCCATTGCCGAACGCCCTCAGGCCGAACGCGACGCCTTCCGCGCCTTTTTCGAACATTACGTCTTCCGCGCCGAGGGTCACCCCCTCGCCCATCTGCCCGAGGAGCAGCGCGGTATCCTGCGCCAGATTGATCGCGCCGCCTATGGCCGCATCCGCGCCACCATCATGCGGGAGCTGCGCGGCAGCTAGGCCATGTTCCAAAGTATAAGTCGGACAAGAGCTTAACTTGCTTTCCCTTTCCCCGCCGCGATAGACAGGCGCAGGGAAACGGTGAGTCACGATGTCAGAAAAGAAATCCAATCGTCGGCACTCCGGGCGTCCGACGGTCAGTGACGTCGCCCGTTTTGCGCAATGCTCTCCCATGACGGTCAGCCGGGTGATCAACGGTCACCCCAGCGTGCGCACCGAAGCGCGCGAGGCGGTGGAGGCCGCGATCAAGGCGCTGAATTACGCCCCCAACCGCGCGGCGCGCAGTCTGGCGGGCGCGGGGCAGATCCGCATTGCCCTGCTCTACACCAACCCCTCGGCGGCCTATCTGAGCGAATTGTTGCTGGGCTGCCTCGATGAAGCCAGCCGCGCCGATGTCCATCTGGTGGTGGAGCGCTGCGCCTTTGGCGAGGATGAGGAAAAGGTCGTCAAACGGCAGATGGCCGGCGGGATCGACGGCTTTCTGCTGCCTCCGCCGCTCTGCGACGAAAAGGCGCTGCTGGACCTGTTGCATGGGCTGAAGGTGCGCGCCGTGCAGATCGGCCCGGGGCAGGCCGACCCGCATCACGACGCGGTGATGATCGACGATTATCAGGCCGCTTATGATATGACCCGCCATATCATGGCGCTGGGCCATCGCCGGATCGGCTTTATCATCGGCAACCCGCATCAGTCGGCCAGTGGGTTGCGCCTTTCCGGATTTCGCGATGCCATGGCGGCAGGGCAACTGGCGGTGGAAGAGGATCTGGTGAGGCAGGGCAGTTTCACCTATCGCTCGGGCTTCGATGGGGCCGCCGCGCTGCTGGAGCTGGCTGCTCCGCCCA includes the following:
- a CDS encoding LacI family DNA-binding transcriptional regulator, with translation MSEKKSNRRHSGRPTVSDVARFAQCSPMTVSRVINGHPSVRTEAREAVEAAIKALNYAPNRAARSLAGAGQIRIALLYTNPSAAYLSELLLGCLDEASRADVHLVVERCAFGEDEEKVVKRQMAGGIDGFLLPPPLCDEKALLDLLHGLKVRAVQIGPGQADPHHDAVMIDDYQAAYDMTRHIMALGHRRIGFIIGNPHQSASGLRLSGFRDAMAAGQLAVEEDLVRQGSFTYRSGFDGAAALLELAAPPTAIFASNDDMAAGCVAAAQRQHLEVPQDLTVCGFDDTAIATKIWPELTTVRQPIHAMACTALNLLVERIRAERGADRSAVQHKVLDYELVKRDSDAELLP
- a CDS encoding cupin-like domain-containing protein: MPPSPVPEIDARQPVDLAALTAAGQPMVLRGLVADWPTCHAAAQSPEALSTHLRSFANQQQAELFTADAAGGRYFYGEDLAGFNFTRIPATVESALDAILARVEEPALGSAYMGSLPIAAYLPGFSAANPQNLLPPGVDSRLWIGTASRIACHYDAVDNLACVVAGRRRFTLYPPEAISDLYIGPIDHTLAGQPISLATPDTGRHPRFARAQAKALTADLAPGDALYLPKLWWHQVEAETPFNMMVNYWWDAHAIGPDAPMLSMLLAMIAIAERPQAERDAFRAFFEHYVFRAEGHPLAHLPEEQRGILRQIDRAAYGRIRATIMRELRGS
- a CDS encoding SapC family protein, with product MLKQMEILNTHQHRDLHMHAALPDHPHCVQVVIGEFAHAATCCPLFFVKEPETGRFNVVALFGFTPGELLVEGAEKGQAQFLPLEMVRQGFFIDGEHMAVDLAHPRFGPGAAVPLFESSGEPTDETRLIQRSIGMLVSGKEATAAFIREMVALRLIEPVGITLSFDDGQKLTLEGLYTVSLDALQELEDGDVLRLFRNGHLAAALCIQASQRQVSVLAQRRNARL